The Hugenholtzia roseola DSM 9546 DNA segment GACTTCTCTTTTTTTGTGTAATTTTAGAGTGTCATTCGAAGCCGCCGCGCCTTTCCCTTGTGCAACTTTTGCAGGCAGGAGAGCCTTTTTGAGTAGGCTTGGGGCGCGGCTTGAACACAAAATCGCTAAGGGCTTTGTAATTTTCGGCTTCTTTCTCATACCTACTTTCCGCCTTTTGTTGTTTCCAAAAAAATCCTACCCTCTGCTTACGTTTTTTCAAACGCTCGCTTATGCCTATTTATCCCACTTCGAACTCCTTGTTTGAAGATGCCTTTTTTAAGTCGCTTTTTGATGCAGTAGCAGCTCCCATTTGGGTTTGCAACCGTCAGGGGCTGTTATTGGGGTATAATGATTTCGTGTGTGAATTATTTGGAGTGGCTTCTTATTTCGCCGACACTTCCTCAGACCCAGATGTGCGCGAAAAGGTAGCCAAAAACATAAGTGATTTGATTGTGCCTTCCGAACTTGCCAAATTGCAGCATTTTTTCGAGCTTGATGCGCCTTCTGTTTATGCTTTTCAGATGGTTTTTCAGGATAAAATCTTACATTGGCAGGTACTACCCAAAGACGAACTTTTTTATGCTATCGGAAAGGTGGAAAATTTTGTATCGAAGCCGCAAGAAAATCCCGTACCTGTTTCACTTTTAGCTACCGAAGTTGCTCATTCTATCGTTCAGACGGTTGCTGATGGGATTCTTACCACTGATAGCCAAAATAGAATCTTGACTTGCAACCCTGCCCTTTTGCACCTATTTGGTTACAAGGCTTCGGAAATTATAGGCAAAAGCATTGGTTTTTTGTTTCAAAATGAAGAATTTTCACTACAAAACTTACATCTGACCACAGGCTGGAGTAGCCTTCGTACCATCACAGAAACGCAACTAAAAGGGGTGCGCAAGAATGGGACAATTTTTCCGCTGCACGTTGCCGTTAGCCAAACAGAATGGGGGGGCGCACCTGTATATGTGGCGGTAATGCGCGATTTGAGCCATCAGAAAATGGCAGAGTGGCATCTCAAACAGAGTCAGCAACTAACGCAGGCGGTCTTCGAGGGTGTAAAAATTGGGCTTTGTGTGGTAGATGCCCAGCTCAAAATTAGGCGCGTCAATCAGGCTTTTTGTCAGCTTTTTGCCTATACCCGTCCGCAGGATTTGGTAGGGAAACCGTATTGGGATTTTCTGCCTTTGCCCAAAGAGAAAGCCGAGCCGCTTTCGGTGCTACAAAAGGTGGAATGGGTTTGGAAATACATTTCCGAAAGCCCACAAGGAGGGGCAGAATGTAGGCTTTTCAAGCGTACAGGCGAAGTTTTTTCGGCTTTATTACAATTCAACCCTATCAATTCAGATTGGGTAGAAGGCAGCGATTGGGAAGAAACACTAAAAGAAAATACACAAAAAACAGAGCTTTTATTTGTGGTTTCTGTAACCGATGTTAGCGTTCAGAAAAAAAACCAGCGCGAATTGGAGCAAGCAAAACAAGAAATAGAAAATATTTTTCAGTCCTTAGACAACGTTTTTTGGTCTATAGACCTTCAAACGCAGCGTCATATCGCCATTTCCAATGCCGTAGAAAGGCTTTATGGGGTGCGTGCCGAGCAGATTTTGAGCCAAGAGATGCTTTGGTTTGAAACCGTTTGGCAAGCCGACCAAGATTTGGTTTCCCATCATCGCAATCTTTTCCTTTCGGGAAAACCCTGTTCGTATGAGTATCGCATCAAGACCAGCGGCGGCGATTTGCGTTGGGTCAGAACCGATGTCAAGATTTTGTATGATGACAAGGGCAAGCCTGTTATCGCCAATGGAATTGATACCGACATTACCGAGCAAAAGCGCGTAGAATTGTCTTTGCAGCGCACAGAAAATCTGATGCGCTCGATTTTGTATGGGATTCCCGAAACGATTTTGCTCATCAATACCCAAAAAAGAGTGGTTTGGGCAAACCCTGCCGCCGAAAAACTCTTTGGCTATTCGCTTACGGCTCTCATTGGCACTTCCATCGAGTCGCTTCTGATTTCGCCTTTTGAAGAAAGCCGTTTCGAAAATATGATAGCCCGCTATCGGAATCATACCAATACGATTTCTAATTTAGCAGAAGATTTGCAGCATTATGAAATGCCTTATCTAACTGCCGAAGGGCAAATTATAGAAACTGAAAACGTGCTTGCCCCTGTAAAAGGCACGCAAGAAATGGTTTTTGGCGAGGGCGAAAGGTTGGGTTATTTAATTGTGATTCGCAATCTGACAGAAAAAAATCAGCTTTTGCGCTCCTTAGCCAAGTTCAAACAGACCTTAGATGCGACTAAAGATTGCGTTTTTATCTTTGAAAATCCCGACACCAAACTGCAATATTTCAACAAAGGTGCAATAGATACGCTCAATTATGGCGAGGCAGAGATGAGTGAGAAGACGATTTTAGACCTTATTCCCGAAAGGTGGCAACTTATTTTTTATCAGGCTTTGGAGCGTTTGCGCCATGAAAGTCAGCCCGAAGTGCTTTTTGAATTGCCGCTTCAAACAAGGTTTAAAATTGATTTACAGACCGAATGTCTATTGCAATATACGCAGGTTTCTAATCAATCTTTGCCTGCCACTTCCGCTTCTCAACGAAGCAATGAGGGGCGTTTTATCGCCATTTTTCGCGACATTTCAGAGCGAAAAGCCACACAGGTTTTATTGGCAGAAAGCGAACTTAAATTTCGTTCTACCTTCGAGCAGGCGAGCATTGGCGTGATGCACCTTTCGCTTGATTTGGAATGGGCTACCTTTAATGAGCGTTTGGCGCAAATGGTGGGCTATCAACTTTCTGAACTTTCCATAGAAAAATTCCGAAATTTGCTCTATCCGCCCGACTTGGTGCAGTATTTACCGCAGCTCAAACGCCTTACAAAGGGCAGTATCGAGCGTTTTACGCTGCTTGTTCGCCTGATTCCCAAGCGCGGCGACTTGCTTTGGGTCAAACTTACGATGTCTTTGGTACGAAATATAGAAGAAGAACCTGCTTTTTATGTACTTTTTTTGGTAGATATTTCTGAACAAAAGCAAGCAGAATTTGAATTAACACAGACCTTAGAGGCTTTGCAGCGCACCAACGAGGAGTTAGACCATTTTGTCTATAAAACCTCACACGATTTGCGCTCACCCCTAACCTCAATCTTGGGGTTGCTCAATGTCATTGATGCCGAGCGTGATAGTAAAAATATAGACCAGATTTACAGTTATTTAGACATGGTTCGTTCAATGGTCTTGAAATTAGACGAATTTATACATGCCATTTTAGACTATTCTAAAAATGGAAATCAGGAAGTAGAATATCTTGAAATCAATTTGAATAAATTAGTACAAGAAACCTGCGAAGATTTAAAATTTATGAAACAGGCACATTTATTACACATAGAAACAGAAATTCAACAGGAAGTGCCTTATTGGGGTGATAAATTAAGATTAGAAATTATATTAAAAAACTTTATTTCAAATGCAATAAAGTATCAAGATTTTAATAAAAATACGCATTATGCCAAAATTAAGATGCGAGTAACCGAAAAACGCTTATCTTTGCAGGTAGCCGATAATGGCATTGGCATTTTGGAGGCTGCTCAACCGCACCTTTTTTCTATGTTTTTCCGTGCCAATGACCAAAGCCAAGAGCAAGGTTCGGGCTTAGGGCTTTATATCGTTAAGCAGGCAGTAGAGAAATTGGGCGGACGTATTTCTTTTAAAAGCAAAGTAGGGAAAGGGACTACCTTTTTTGTAGAGTTGCCCAACTTTTTGCAGGAAAAAAAGACAATACAGGCGGTTTCTAAAAACAAATGATTTTTTAAACAAAAAATATGATACTAAATTATATTTGGATAGCCTTCTTTCTGATAGCTTTCCTGACGGCATTGTTGCGCACTCTATTTTGGGGTGAGATGGAGGTTTTTAATCTGATGCTGCAAAGCACTTTTGAGAGTTCGAAGACGGGCTTCGAACTCTCGCTATACCTAACGGGTGTGATGGCTTTTTGGTTGGGAATGATGAAAATTGCAGAGAAAAATGGAATTATAGAAAAATTATCGTGGCTAATTGCGCCTTTATTTTCTCAACTTTTTCCTACTTTATCTAAAAATAGTCCTGCTATGGGTGCTATGGTGATGAATTTAGCTGCCAATATGCTCGGACTTGATAATGCTGCCACGCCTTTGGGTTTGAAGGCGATGAAAGAGCTACAAGCCGAAAATCCGAAACCCCAAGAGGCAAGCGAGGCGCAAATTATGTTTCTAACCCTCAATACTTCGGGGCTAACCCTTATTCCTGTGAGTATTATGGTCTATCGGGCGCAGTTGGGGGCAGCAAACCCTGCCGACGTGTTCCTACCTATTCTAATTGCTACCTTTTTCTCTACTTTTGCGGGAATTGTTATTGTTAGTTTGTTTCAAAAAATAAACTTATTTTCGCCTATTCTTTTGCTCTATCTGGGCGGCATTTCCCTACTTGTGGCATTGATTATTTATGGCGTTTTGAATGTAGAAAAGTCTGAAATAGAGCGTCTTACGGCTGCAATAAGTGGTTTTATTTTGTGTGCTGTGATGGTTTATTTTGTAACAGTTGCGGCGTTCAAAAAAAACAACGCTTACGAACTTTTTATAGAAGGGGCGAAAGAGGGCTTTCATGTT contains these protein-coding regions:
- a CDS encoding PAS domain S-box protein, with the translated sequence MPIYPTSNSLFEDAFFKSLFDAVAAPIWVCNRQGLLLGYNDFVCELFGVASYFADTSSDPDVREKVAKNISDLIVPSELAKLQHFFELDAPSVYAFQMVFQDKILHWQVLPKDELFYAIGKVENFVSKPQENPVPVSLLATEVAHSIVQTVADGILTTDSQNRILTCNPALLHLFGYKASEIIGKSIGFLFQNEEFSLQNLHLTTGWSSLRTITETQLKGVRKNGTIFPLHVAVSQTEWGGAPVYVAVMRDLSHQKMAEWHLKQSQQLTQAVFEGVKIGLCVVDAQLKIRRVNQAFCQLFAYTRPQDLVGKPYWDFLPLPKEKAEPLSVLQKVEWVWKYISESPQGGAECRLFKRTGEVFSALLQFNPINSDWVEGSDWEETLKENTQKTELLFVVSVTDVSVQKKNQRELEQAKQEIENIFQSLDNVFWSIDLQTQRHIAISNAVERLYGVRAEQILSQEMLWFETVWQADQDLVSHHRNLFLSGKPCSYEYRIKTSGGDLRWVRTDVKILYDDKGKPVIANGIDTDITEQKRVELSLQRTENLMRSILYGIPETILLINTQKRVVWANPAAEKLFGYSLTALIGTSIESLLISPFEESRFENMIARYRNHTNTISNLAEDLQHYEMPYLTAEGQIIETENVLAPVKGTQEMVFGEGERLGYLIVIRNLTEKNQLLRSLAKFKQTLDATKDCVFIFENPDTKLQYFNKGAIDTLNYGEAEMSEKTILDLIPERWQLIFYQALERLRHESQPEVLFELPLQTRFKIDLQTECLLQYTQVSNQSLPATSASQRSNEGRFIAIFRDISERKATQVLLAESELKFRSTFEQASIGVMHLSLDLEWATFNERLAQMVGYQLSELSIEKFRNLLYPPDLVQYLPQLKRLTKGSIERFTLLVRLIPKRGDLLWVKLTMSLVRNIEEEPAFYVLFLVDISEQKQAEFELTQTLEALQRTNEELDHFVYKTSHDLRSPLTSILGLLNVIDAERDSKNIDQIYSYLDMVRSMVLKLDEFIHAILDYSKNGNQEVEYLEINLNKLVQETCEDLKFMKQAHLLHIETEIQQEVPYWGDKLRLEIILKNFISNAIKYQDFNKNTHYAKIKMRVTEKRLSLQVADNGIGILEAAQPHLFSMFFRANDQSQEQGSGLGLYIVKQAVEKLGGRISFKSKVGKGTTFFVELPNFLQEKKTIQAVSKNK
- a CDS encoding nucleoside recognition domain-containing protein, with protein sequence MILNYIWIAFFLIAFLTALLRTLFWGEMEVFNLMLQSTFESSKTGFELSLYLTGVMAFWLGMMKIAEKNGIIEKLSWLIAPLFSQLFPTLSKNSPAMGAMVMNLAANMLGLDNAATPLGLKAMKELQAENPKPQEASEAQIMFLTLNTSGLTLIPVSIMVYRAQLGAANPADVFLPILIATFFSTFAGIVIVSLFQKINLFSPILLLYLGGISLLVALIIYGVLNVEKSEIERLTAAISGFILCAVMVYFVTVAAFKKNNAYELFIEGAKEGFHVAIGIVPYLIAILVGIGLFRASGAMDLLFSTLRTLVAYTSDYFHLKMDLSFIEALPVALMKPLSGSGARGLMVDLMKTHGADSLIGRMACILQGSTETTFYVLAVYFGSVGIRNTRYAVLCGLFADLVGVIAAIWVAYLFF